A DNA window from Argiope bruennichi chromosome X2, qqArgBrue1.1, whole genome shotgun sequence contains the following coding sequences:
- the LOC129959830 gene encoding uncharacterized protein LOC129959830 — MAERKFDLRGWEHSSPSDPITSPTIILGTIWDRHCDTLSINIPDLRELMEEVITKRNILAASHKVFDPLGITSPVLLLPKLWLQNLWKSKIGWDEEVDLKTRQDFLKWLMELEYLKHVKSKTRIAPCGKKETTIARLELLGAAISARLSSTVLKEFPTDNVYFWTDSTTVLAWLKREEPWGVFVYNRVQEIRKLTPVKARRHVPGTLNPADCPSRGCSAKQLCNSKWWEGPSWLYLSSHEWPVSDVVVDVNEEEVNKERRAIVTSMMNIQRTGIKSDYFSTYSRNIRVVAWILRFIHNVSNATKLKGSLVYEEFRQAEIFYFKSMQSNAFQDERLLAKMQAFKDEDGLLRIRTKLADSCEKEDFKFPILLPANDVVVKLIREEHIKAMHAGSSILLARLREKFWIIRAKRLVKQVLSECVICKRYKAKHLEVPFAPLPRDRVTQTKVFEVTGVDYAVLFILGQKERPGLFYLLVLSTERCILN, encoded by the exons ATGGCTGAAAGAAAATTTGACTTACGAGGGTGGGAGCACTCTAGCCCATCTGATCCAATAACAAGTCCTACAATTATCCTGGGAACGATTTGGGACAGACATTGTGAtactctttcaataaatattcctgATTTGAGAGAACTAATGGAAGAGGTAATcacgaaaagaaatattcttgctGCTTCCCACAAAGTGTTTGATCCCTTGGGGATTACCAGTCCAGTGTTGCTACTACCAAAACTCTGGCTACAAAATTTGTGGAAATCTAAAATCGGTTGGGATGAAGAAGTAGATCTAAAAACACGTCAAGATTTTCTGAAGTGGCTAATGGAGCTGGAATATTTGAAGCATGTTAAA AGTAAAACCAGAATTGCACCTTGTGGAAAAAAGGAAACAACTATTGCAAGGCTGGAACTTCTTGGTGCTGCTATATCTGCTCGTCTTTCTTCCACTGTCTTGAAAGAGTTTCCAACAGACAATGTTTATTTCTGGACAGACTCTACTACAGTGCTAGCTTGGTTGAAGAGAGAAGAACCGTGGGGTGTATTTGTTTACAACCGTGTTCAAGAAATTCGGAAGCTGACACCAGTCAAAGCCCGGAGACACGTTCCTGGAACACTGAATCCAGCGGACTGTCCAAGTAGAGGGTGTTCAGCGAAGCAGCTTTGCAATTCGAAATGGTGGGAAGGTCCCAGTTGGTTGTATCTTTCGTCTCATGAATGGCCTGTTAGTGATGTGGTAGTAGATGTCAACGAGGAAGAAGTGAATAAAGAGAGAAGAGCTATCGTGACCTCTATGATGAATATTCAAAGAACAGGTATTAAGAGTGATTATTTTTCCACCTATAGTAGAAACATTAGAGTAGTGGCATGGATTCTACGTTTTATTCATAATGTTTCGAATGCAACCAAGTTAAAAGGAAGCTTAGTCTATGAAGAATTCAGACAAGCAGAGATTTTCTATTTCAAGTCCATGCAGTCAAATGCCTTTCAAGATGAGAGACTTCTTGCTAAAATGCAAGCATTTAAAGATGAAGATGGGCTTCTGAGAATAAGAACCAAACTGGCAGATAGTTGTGAGAAGGAAGATTTCAAGTTCCCAATTCTCTTACCTGCCAATGATGTTGTAGTGAAATTAATTCGAGAGGAGCATATAAAAGCAATGCATGCAGGCTCTTCAATATTACTCGCCCGGCTTAGAGAGAAATTTTGGATAATTAGAGCCAAAAGATTAGTAAAGCAGGTTCTTTCTGAGTGTGTGATTTGCAAGCGTTATAAAGCTAAACATCTTGAAGTGCCCTTCGCTCCACTGCCTAGAGATAGAGTTACTCAGACAAAGGTATTTGAAGTAACAGGAGTAGATTATGCAGTCCTCTTTATCTTAGGTCAAAAGGAAAGGCCtggattgttttatttacttgtgCTGTCTACAGAGCGGTGCATTTTGAATTAG